In Hymenobacter sublimis, a single genomic region encodes these proteins:
- a CDS encoding OmpP1/FadL family transporter: protein MNLKSLLLAGGALLSGTAASAGGYQVTLAGQKNNGMGGVGVGLSLDQAAMFYNPGALAMVKDRGVQVGVNLTLARNAFVAEGGNQQRELRNSYTTPLNFYAGFGPAEGKFRAGIAVYTPFGSKLQYADGWEGRTSLTDIDLKSVFVQPTISYAITDQLSVGAGLVVLAYGAVNLQRDIALPDSYGHIELDGKADTKFGFNAGIFFKPSDKLSLGINYRSKIDAVVKDGDVTFSGIPASFSSRFQATKFNATLPLIATTSIGLGIMPNEKLTIGFDASLAQWSKYRVLRFDFDQQINGSTSSESKRFYEDALTFRLGGQYKLTEGLTVRAGGAYDQTPVRDGYVTPETPDNDRLSGTLGASYTFGKFGVDLSAQYVGIMKRTVTQTELLNNGTTDRIAGTYKTNIVIPGIGLNYAF from the coding sequence ATGAATCTAAAATCTCTACTCCTCGCGGGAGGGGCGCTGCTTTCGGGTACGGCGGCTTCGGCGGGTGGCTACCAGGTAACCTTGGCTGGTCAGAAGAACAATGGTATGGGCGGCGTAGGCGTGGGCTTGTCGCTGGATCAGGCTGCTATGTTCTACAACCCTGGTGCGCTGGCCATGGTAAAGGACCGTGGCGTACAAGTAGGCGTAAACCTGACCCTGGCCCGCAACGCTTTCGTGGCGGAAGGTGGCAACCAGCAGCGGGAGCTGCGCAACAGCTACACTACTCCCCTGAATTTCTACGCAGGGTTCGGGCCGGCCGAGGGTAAATTCCGGGCGGGTATTGCCGTGTACACGCCCTTCGGAAGCAAGCTGCAGTACGCCGATGGATGGGAAGGTCGTACCTCGCTAACTGACATCGACCTGAAATCCGTATTCGTGCAGCCCACCATCAGCTACGCCATTACGGATCAGCTTAGCGTGGGCGCAGGTCTAGTAGTGCTGGCTTACGGAGCCGTAAATCTGCAACGCGACATTGCACTGCCGGACTCCTACGGGCATATTGAGCTGGATGGCAAAGCCGATACGAAGTTTGGCTTTAACGCTGGTATCTTCTTCAAGCCTTCCGATAAGCTGTCCTTGGGCATCAACTACCGCTCAAAAATTGATGCCGTAGTGAAAGATGGGGACGTAACCTTCTCGGGCATCCCCGCCTCGTTCAGCTCGCGCTTCCAGGCCACTAAGTTCAACGCCACGCTGCCCTTGATTGCTACCACCAGCATTGGCCTGGGCATTATGCCGAACGAAAAGCTTACGATTGGTTTTGACGCCAGCCTGGCTCAGTGGAGCAAATACCGCGTGCTACGCTTCGACTTCGACCAGCAAATTAACGGCTCTACTTCCAGCGAATCGAAACGCTTCTACGAAGACGCCCTCACGTTCCGCCTGGGCGGGCAGTACAAGCTGACGGAAGGCCTGACGGTTCGGGCTGGCGGCGCCTACGATCAAACGCCGGTGCGGGACGGGTACGTAACGCCCGAAACTCCTGACAACGACCGACTCAGCGGTACCCTGGGTGCTTCGTACACCTTCGGCAAGTTTGGGGTTGATCTGTCGGCTCAGTACGTGGGTATCATGAAGCGGACGGTAACTCAGACGGAACTGCTCAATAATGGCACCACGGACCGGATTGCCGGAACCTATAAAACTAACATCGTTATTCCGGGCATCGGCCTGAATTACGCTTTCTAA